A part of Aegilops tauschii subsp. strangulata cultivar AL8/78 chromosome 2, Aet v6.0, whole genome shotgun sequence genomic DNA contains:
- the LOC109761089 gene encoding UDP-xylose transporter 1 — translation MTAGLQLGVIGSLALSVASSVAIVICNKALISTLGFPFATTLTSWHLMVTYCTLHVAQRLHFFEPKAIDGHTVILFGFLNGTSIGLLNLSLGFNSIGFYQMTKLAIIPFTVLLETIFLNKRFSETIKLSLMVLLLGVGIASVTDLELNLLGSVLSGLAIATTCVGQILTNTIQKKLKVSSTQLLYQSAPYQAAILFATGPFVDRLLTNRSVFAHKYTTPVVGFIILSCLIAVSVNFSTFLVIGTTSPVTYQVLGHLKTCLVLSFGYTLLHDPFTMKNILGILVAIFGMALYSFFSVRESKKKSTNDALPVSQMPDKETEPLLATKDGSDIKKANGVSHGC, via the exons ATGACAGCTGGTTTACAGCTCGGCGTGATCGGGTCTCTCGCGCTCTCCGTTGCATCTTCAGTTGCCATTGTCATCTGCAACAAAGCTCTCATCAGCACACTTGGTTTCCCATTCG CTACGACATTAACAAGCTGGCATCTCATGGTGACCTACTGCACCCTCCATGTGGCACAACGCTTACATTTTTTTGAGCCCAAGGCAATTGATGGACATACAGTGATCCTCTTTGGGTTTCTGAACGGCACCTCAATTGGACTTTTAAACCTTAGTTTAGGATTCAACTCCATTGGATTCTACCAG ATGACGAAACTGGCCATAATACCTTTCACTGTGCTGTTGGAGACAATCTTCCTGAACAAAAGATTCAG CGAGACTATCAAGCTCTCTCTTATGGTCTTACTTCTTGGAGTAGGCATCGCATCAGTTACAGATCTCGAGCTAAATCTACTTGGGTCCGTCCTTTCTGGCCTCGCCATCGCCACCACTTGTGTTGGCCAAATT CTCACAAACACAATACAGAAGAAACTGAAGGTCTCCTCAACGCAGCTTCTTTACCAATCTGCGCCATACCAAGCAGCAATTTTGTTTGCGACCGGCCCGTTTGTGGATCGACTCCTTACAAACCGCAGTGTCTTCGCCCACAAATACACCACTCCAGTTGTG GGTTTCATCATCCTATCTTGCTTGATTGCGGTGTCTGTGAACTTCAGTACATTTCTTGTGATTGGAACAACGTCTCCAGTCACATACCAGGTGCTTGGCCACCTTAAGACATGTCTTGTTCTCTCTTTTGGCTACACTCTACTACACGATCCTTTCACCATGAAGAACATATTAGGCATTCTGGTCGCCATATTTGGTATGGCATTGTATTCCTTCTTCTCAGTCAGGGAGAGCAAGAAGAAGTCAACAAATGATGCTCTGCCAGTTTCACAG ATGCCAGATAAGGAGACTGAACCACTTTTGGCAACCAAAGACGGCAGTGATATCAAGAAGGCAAATGGTGTATCGCACGGCTGCTAA